In a genomic window of Candidatus Tumulicola sp.:
- a CDS encoding N-acetylmuramoyl-L-alanine amidase, protein MSWISRCTAPIGKFALPACLLFAAAFAATRADAPVRAVFQHQTLTFTHVSNANGSLAVGIDDPAFRALLRTDGASMTWKQGERYVLLTTAAPAVATFALGDPRYDLGSIALQAPFAPYLQNGEVYLPFDAVIASLDLAWRNDGNTAILQPQLDAIDVRPAGDRVEIVAHGGAMLRPRIVQSNRGTVTYEFDGVGTTLIGTRNVEAGGVQSLQIAQSGTARDPKTLVTVSMVDGTGHDSPRSTGTRDVTIAFGPGLAASSNQTAQAPPPAETAPQTQSPPANGATVVTGVSVAGDGGSFTVSVAVSGNASYEWHRLREPDNRFWIDIVGAQLQGTPITQNEPAPIGSLRVRQVAPGTVRVALSLTGPKSLLVSPTQTGVTISVGNDDVADAPRAGAGSIGTTVSSTEAVAQVTPAPADQTGSSDDSSGWKFGPTHSGYAALNPRLIVIDPGHGGSDRGAARNGLDEAVVNLDVSRRLRDILVARGWQVRMTHERDVDVYQPNDSAHDELQARDDVANRAGARMFVSIHSNSFINSGPYGTTVYISKPMDVPLGNAIEHQLIGDGTKDDGVVKGHLYVTLHAVMPAVLVETAFLSNPSDFALLSSPAWRQKIAQSIADGIEKYNQQYPAPARAAMTPSQ, encoded by the coding sequence TTGAGCTGGATCAGCCGCTGCACCGCTCCGATTGGTAAATTTGCGCTTCCGGCATGCCTGTTGTTCGCCGCGGCGTTTGCTGCGACGCGAGCGGACGCTCCCGTGCGAGCGGTCTTTCAACATCAGACCCTGACGTTTACGCACGTGTCGAATGCCAACGGCTCGCTTGCCGTCGGCATCGACGATCCCGCGTTTCGCGCGCTGCTGCGGACCGATGGTGCGAGCATGACGTGGAAGCAGGGCGAACGTTACGTGTTGTTGACGACGGCCGCTCCCGCGGTCGCGACCTTCGCGCTCGGCGATCCGCGCTACGACCTCGGCTCGATCGCGTTGCAGGCTCCGTTCGCTCCCTACCTGCAGAATGGCGAGGTCTACTTGCCGTTCGATGCGGTGATCGCTTCGCTCGATCTGGCCTGGCGCAACGATGGCAATACAGCGATTCTTCAGCCGCAGCTGGACGCCATCGATGTGCGCCCGGCCGGCGATCGCGTGGAGATCGTCGCGCACGGCGGCGCGATGCTGCGTCCGCGAATCGTGCAATCGAATCGCGGTACGGTGACGTACGAATTCGACGGGGTCGGCACGACCCTGATCGGCACGCGAAATGTCGAGGCCGGCGGCGTGCAAAGTTTACAGATCGCGCAGTCGGGAACGGCCCGCGATCCGAAAACGCTGGTTACCGTTTCGATGGTCGACGGAACCGGGCACGACTCGCCGCGTAGCACCGGCACGCGTGACGTGACGATCGCGTTCGGACCCGGCCTAGCGGCGTCGTCCAACCAGACGGCGCAGGCGCCGCCGCCCGCCGAAACGGCGCCGCAGACCCAGTCGCCTCCGGCAAACGGCGCGACGGTCGTTACCGGGGTTTCGGTGGCCGGCGACGGCGGGTCATTCACGGTGTCGGTCGCGGTATCGGGAAACGCGTCGTACGAATGGCACCGTTTACGGGAGCCGGATAATCGCTTTTGGATCGACATCGTCGGTGCGCAATTGCAAGGAACTCCGATCACACAGAACGAGCCGGCGCCGATCGGTTCGTTGCGCGTGCGGCAGGTTGCGCCCGGCACCGTGCGCGTTGCCTTATCGCTCACCGGGCCGAAATCGCTGCTGGTGTCGCCGACGCAAACCGGCGTGACGATTTCGGTCGGTAACGACGACGTGGCCGACGCGCCGCGCGCGGGGGCCGGAAGCATCGGTACGACCGTTTCTTCGACCGAAGCCGTCGCGCAAGTGACGCCGGCGCCAGCCGACCAAACCGGCTCGTCCGACGACAGTTCTGGCTGGAAGTTCGGCCCGACGCACAGCGGTTACGCCGCGCTCAATCCGCGGCTGATCGTCATCGATCCGGGCCACGGCGGCAGCGATCGCGGCGCCGCGCGCAACGGTCTTGACGAAGCCGTCGTCAATCTTGACGTCTCGCGGCGGCTGCGCGACATTTTGGTCGCGCGCGGCTGGCAAGTTCGCATGACGCACGAACGCGACGTCGACGTGTATCAGCCCAACGACAGCGCGCACGACGAACTGCAGGCGCGCGACGACGTCGCTAATCGAGCCGGCGCGCGCATGTTCGTGAGCATTCACTCCAACAGCTTCATTAACTCCGGACCGTACGGCACCACCGTCTACATTTCTAAGCCGATGGACGTTCCGTTGGGCAACGCGATCGAACACCAACTCATCGGCGACGGCACAAAAGACGACGGGGTCGTCAAGGGGCACTTATATGTGACGCTGCACGCCGTGATGCCGGCAGTGTTGGTCGAGACGGCATTTCTTTCGAACCCGAGCGACTTCGCGTTACTCTCCTCGCCGGCGTGGCGGCAGAAGATCGCGCAATCGATTGCTGACGGCATCGAGAAGTACAATCAGCAGTATCCGGCACCGGCACGGGCGGCGATGACGCCTTCGCAGTGA
- a CDS encoding GerMN domain-containing protein, with amino-acid sequence MLVVLALVAVIAGYEILSHSHPPGGTVSVYYTKMDGTSMGTFTVSQRPPATGESATEHLHDVALYAAVSALAGPPGGTEAIRFPPGTRVQGVTVRGSTATVDLSREITRQAGGSFGEDGEFKALVYTLTGVPGIDAVKITIDGATLPTLPGGHVELDQPLHRSDW; translated from the coding sequence TTGCTCGTCGTCTTGGCCTTGGTGGCCGTCATCGCCGGTTACGAAATTTTATCGCATTCTCACCCGCCCGGTGGCACTGTTTCCGTGTACTACACGAAGATGGATGGAACGTCGATGGGCACATTTACCGTTTCGCAACGCCCGCCGGCAACCGGCGAGAGCGCGACCGAACATCTGCACGACGTTGCACTGTACGCCGCGGTGTCGGCCCTGGCGGGCCCGCCGGGTGGAACTGAGGCGATCCGTTTCCCGCCGGGAACGCGAGTGCAAGGCGTAACCGTCCGAGGCTCCACGGCTACCGTCGATTTGTCGCGCGAGATCACGCGTCAGGCCGGCGGAAGTTTCGGCGAAGACGGAGAGTTCAAAGCGCTCGTCTACACGTTGACCGGCGTACCCGGTATCGACGCCGTGAAGATAACGATCGACGGCGCGACCCTTCCAACACTACCAGGAGGTCACGTTGAGCTGGATCAGCCGCTGCACCGCTCCGATTGGTAA
- the solA gene encoding N-methyl-L-tryptophan oxidase gives MTNEFDAIVLGLGGIGSGAAYWLAKSGARVAGFEQFEFGHARGESHDHSRIIRLSYVTPAYVRLAKLAYAAWSEVERDSGEAIIYRTGGLDIGPRNGAIPLDGYAAAMRSEGVPYERIDAAEIRRRWPQFRIDGDIEALFQADGGIVAAERATAAHQRMALEYGAQLLERTPVDAVDCGGGEVVVRAGGMEYRAGRLIVAAGPWSAPLLQQLGCRVPLDVTKEQAMYFSLERPDAFAIGRFPIWIWMDSPSFYGFPVFGESGAIKITQDAGGRCVDPDTRTFDEDPAITARVRAFVDRHLPAAGATRIIKTCLYTLTPDRDFIIDRLPNHPQVSVAIGAGHAFKFASVIGRVLARSATESALPGGLDDFSIRRPILQLDDPPKTYMV, from the coding sequence GTGACCAACGAGTTCGATGCTATCGTACTCGGGCTCGGCGGCATCGGTAGCGGTGCCGCGTACTGGCTCGCCAAATCGGGCGCGCGGGTCGCCGGATTCGAGCAGTTCGAGTTCGGGCATGCCCGGGGCGAATCGCACGATCATTCGCGCATCATTCGCTTGTCGTACGTTACGCCGGCATACGTGCGCTTGGCAAAATTGGCGTATGCGGCCTGGTCTGAAGTCGAGCGGGACAGCGGTGAGGCAATCATCTATCGCACCGGCGGGCTCGATATCGGACCTCGAAACGGTGCGATTCCGCTCGACGGCTATGCCGCGGCAATGCGATCCGAAGGCGTACCGTACGAGCGAATAGACGCGGCGGAGATCCGGCGCCGCTGGCCGCAGTTTCGAATCGACGGCGACATCGAGGCGCTCTTTCAAGCCGACGGTGGGATCGTCGCGGCGGAGCGCGCGACGGCGGCGCACCAGCGCATGGCGCTGGAATACGGCGCTCAGCTTCTCGAACGTACGCCGGTCGACGCGGTAGATTGTGGCGGCGGCGAAGTCGTGGTACGCGCCGGCGGCATGGAGTATCGCGCGGGGCGGCTGATCGTCGCTGCCGGACCATGGAGCGCGCCGCTGCTCCAGCAGCTGGGTTGCCGCGTTCCGCTCGACGTCACCAAAGAACAGGCGATGTATTTTTCGTTGGAACGCCCGGATGCGTTTGCGATCGGGCGTTTTCCGATTTGGATTTGGATGGACTCCCCGTCGTTCTATGGATTTCCGGTCTTTGGCGAATCCGGAGCGATCAAGATCACCCAGGACGCAGGCGGGCGCTGCGTCGATCCCGACACGCGGACGTTCGACGAGGATCCGGCCATCACGGCGCGCGTCCGCGCGTTCGTCGATCGGCATCTGCCGGCTGCCGGCGCGACGCGCATCATCAAGACGTGTCTGTATACGTTGACGCCGGATCGCGACTTTATCATCGATCGCTTGCCGAACCATCCGCAGGTCAGCGTCGCAATCGGAGCCGGGCATGCATTCAAGTTTGCATCGGTCATCGGCCGCGTGTTGGCGCGCAGTGCTACCGAGTCGGCGTTGCCGGGCGGGCTCGACGATTTCTCGATCCGTCGTCCGATACTACAGCTCGACGACCCGCCAAAAACGTATATGGTATGA
- a CDS encoding aromatic ring-hydroxylating dioxygenase subunit alpha, with product MTERERTAPPAESALQTSLPRRAYVDDVYFERERRAIFWTEWFCIGRAERFDCPGAYETIDVAGESVIVIRSERGLFAHLNVCRHRGSRLLCDSGTLRGAIRCPYHGWAYDADGRLLSAPFLEDDALPDEARHLHSVAIDCWAGFAFVNLGANSARQTLLEQLSGAPQRVANYPLDALRVARSFRYTVDANWKVLLENYNECYHCAGVHPELCRIVPAFKRRGGSGLDWERGIEHRPGAWTFSATGISDRRPFDGLDQDERERHKGELVYPNFMLSLSADHAAAFTLWPVSPGRTDIVCDVLFHPSEMARAGFDPGDAADFWDLVNRQDWAVCAGVQAGMQSHAFRYGYYAPMEDYSLDIRRYIERRLGSNAVDVDAETGA from the coding sequence TTGACCGAACGAGAGCGGACAGCGCCGCCGGCCGAATCGGCCTTGCAAACGTCGCTTCCGCGACGTGCCTACGTCGACGACGTGTACTTCGAGCGCGAGCGCCGCGCGATCTTTTGGACCGAGTGGTTCTGCATCGGCCGCGCGGAACGATTCGACTGCCCCGGCGCCTACGAAACGATCGACGTCGCCGGTGAAAGCGTCATCGTCATTCGTTCCGAGCGCGGTCTCTTCGCGCATCTCAATGTGTGCCGGCATCGCGGGAGCCGGCTGCTGTGCGACAGCGGAACGTTGCGCGGCGCCATTCGCTGTCCGTATCACGGCTGGGCCTACGATGCCGACGGGCGGCTGCTGTCGGCGCCGTTCCTCGAGGACGATGCGCTGCCGGATGAGGCTCGCCACCTGCACTCCGTCGCCATCGATTGTTGGGCGGGGTTCGCATTCGTCAACCTCGGCGCGAACAGCGCGCGCCAGACGCTGCTCGAGCAACTTTCCGGCGCGCCGCAGCGTGTCGCAAATTATCCATTGGACGCATTACGCGTGGCGCGTTCGTTTCGTTACACGGTCGACGCCAACTGGAAAGTATTGCTGGAAAACTACAACGAGTGTTACCACTGCGCCGGAGTGCACCCGGAGCTGTGCCGGATCGTTCCGGCGTTCAAACGGCGTGGTGGCAGCGGTCTCGATTGGGAGCGCGGCATCGAGCACCGCCCGGGCGCGTGGACGTTTAGTGCAACCGGGATCAGCGACCGCCGTCCGTTCGACGGGCTCGACCAGGACGAGCGAGAGCGCCATAAGGGCGAACTCGTCTACCCGAACTTTATGTTGAGCCTGTCGGCCGATCACGCAGCGGCCTTTACGTTGTGGCCGGTGTCGCCAGGTCGCACCGACATCGTGTGCGACGTTTTGTTTCATCCAAGCGAAATGGCCCGGGCGGGATTCGATCCGGGCGATGCGGCCGATTTTTGGGACTTGGTTAACCGGCAAGATTGGGCGGTATGCGCCGGGGTGCAAGCCGGAATGCAGTCGCACGCCTTCCGCTACGGATACTACGCGCCGATGGAAGATTACAGTTTAGACATCCGGCGCTATATCGAGCGTCGCCTCGGCAGCAACGCGGTCGACGTCGATGCGGAGACCGGCGCGTGA
- a CDS encoding aromatic ring-hydroxylating dioxygenase subunit alpha, with product METFAKPANVAGAMTLDASWYVSPEVYEREKQTVFGRQWLCVGRDEHIAATGDFVTVPVGNDELIVTRDRDGQLHALYNVCRHRGTRMCESASGRFLGSIQCPYHAWTYGLDGSLLAARNMADVEGFDRRDYPLRKAALEVWQGFIFINLAPDPEPFDRALAGLAGRFDRWQIQALRTARTIEYEVNCNWKLIFQNYSECYHCPLVHPELDKLSPSDSGRNDLTQGLVLGGYSELRAHGASLTTTGHTNRAPVGAVSGDDLDRVYYYTIFPSLLLSLHPDYVMVHYVRPLAIDRTHISCAWMFDPQAMDTCHFDARDAVDFWDLTNRQDWHVSELTQKGLRSSAYLPGPYSNAEGLLAAFDRQYLAIVQAP from the coding sequence GTGGAAACGTTTGCAAAGCCGGCCAACGTTGCCGGAGCGATGACTTTGGACGCGTCTTGGTACGTTTCGCCGGAGGTCTACGAACGCGAAAAGCAGACCGTTTTCGGACGACAGTGGCTGTGCGTCGGCCGCGACGAACACATCGCCGCAACCGGCGATTTCGTGACGGTTCCGGTTGGCAACGACGAACTGATCGTCACCCGCGACCGAGACGGCCAACTGCATGCCCTCTACAACGTGTGCCGCCACCGCGGCACGCGCATGTGCGAGTCGGCGTCGGGCCGATTCTTAGGTTCGATTCAGTGCCCGTACCATGCGTGGACCTATGGACTCGACGGCTCGCTCCTGGCCGCTCGCAACATGGCCGACGTCGAAGGATTCGATCGCCGCGATTATCCGCTACGCAAAGCCGCGCTTGAGGTATGGCAAGGCTTCATCTTCATCAACCTCGCGCCCGATCCCGAGCCGTTCGATCGCGCGCTGGCCGGACTCGCTGGACGATTCGATCGTTGGCAAATTCAAGCGCTGCGTACGGCGCGCACGATCGAGTACGAAGTCAACTGCAATTGGAAGCTGATCTTTCAAAACTATTCCGAGTGTTACCACTGTCCGCTGGTGCATCCGGAGCTCGATAAGCTATCGCCGTCCGACAGCGGCCGCAACGATCTAACCCAAGGGCTTGTGCTCGGCGGGTATTCGGAGTTGCGCGCGCACGGCGCCAGCCTCACGACGACGGGACATACGAATCGAGCCCCGGTTGGAGCGGTCTCCGGCGACGATCTCGACCGCGTGTATTACTACACGATCTTTCCCTCGCTGCTGCTGAGCTTACATCCGGACTACGTGATGGTGCACTACGTGCGGCCTCTGGCAATCGACCGGACGCACATTTCGTGCGCGTGGATGTTCGATCCGCAGGCGATGGACACGTGCCATTTTGACGCGCGCGACGCGGTCGATTTTTGGGATTTGACCAACCGCCAGGATTGGCACGTCAGCGAGCTCACGCAAAAGGGTTTGCGCTCGAGTGCCTACCTGCCGGGTCCGTATTCGAACGCCGAGGGGTTACTGGCCGCCTTCGACCGCCAGTATCTGGCAATCGTTCAAGCGCCATGA